The following are from one region of the Vidua macroura isolate BioBank_ID:100142 chromosome 15, ASM2450914v1, whole genome shotgun sequence genome:
- the LOC128815091 gene encoding serine protease inhibitor Kazal-type 5-like isoform X2: MKIEGASVVLALAFFCFFSDVASQASIKNDCRKIWSLLRSGKFSCPTTKEPFSSPNKKGDLNKCMMCQRLLERDSKNQGSGREVDRNVNSLGKDECREFRDLFERGKLSCTRENDPVRDASGKQHSNKCIMCAEKFKRENERKLSKNRQGKDKDDCSEFRSQFEAGGRLSCTRENAPVRDASGRQHTNKCLMCAEKFKKEAQRGGGTLQRNKLPSSERTKQKNCGGSRQGVNERRPFSSGRGPQVQRGRNCNRPPGRKSQSRDTQEDPME, translated from the exons ATGAAAATAGAAGGTGCCTCGGTGGTCCTTGCTCTggcatttttctgcttcttctcaG ATGTTGCCAGTCAAGCTTCGATTAAG AACGACTGCAGGAAAATTTGGTCACTCCTGCGCAGCGGGAAGTTTTCCTGTCCCACCACCAAGGAGCCCTTCAGCAGcccaaataaaaaaggagacCTCAACAAGTGCATGATGTGCCAAAGGCTGCT GGAAAGAGACTCAAAAAACCAAGGGAGTGGCAGAGAGGTGGACAGGAATGTGAACTCCTTGGGAAAG GATGAGTGTCGGGAGTTTCGGGATCTGTTCGAGAGAGGGAAACTTTCCTGCACCAGGGAGAACGACCCTGTCCGGGATGCctctgggaagcagcacagcaatAAGTGCATCATGTGTGCAGAGAAGTT cAAAAGGGAGAATGAGCGGAAGTTATCTAAAAACAGACAAGGAAAAGATAAG GATGACTGCAGCGAGTTTCGCTCCCAGTTTGAAGCTGGCGGCCGCCTGTCCTGCACGAGGGAGAACGCCCCTGTCCGGGATGCCTCTGGCAGGCAGCACACCAACAAATGTCTCATGTGTGCTGAGAAGTT CAAAAAGGAAGCTCAAAGAGGGGGTGGAACTCTCCAGCGCAACAAATTGCCTTCTTCAGAGAGGACAAAGCAG AAGAACTGTGGTGGTTCACGGCAGGGTGTGAACGAGAGGCGTCCCTTCTCCTCGGGCAGAGG CCCACAAGTCCAGCGTGGCAGGAACTGCAACCGGCCACCCGGCCGCAAGTCACAGAGCAGAGACACCCAAGAGGACCCCATG gAGTAA
- the LOC128815091 gene encoding serine protease inhibitor Kazal-type 5-like isoform X1, which translates to MKIEGASVVLALAFFCFFSDVASQASIKNDCRKIWSLLRSGKFSCPTTKEPFSSPNKKGDLNKCMMCQRLLERDSKNQGSGREVDRNVNSLGKDECREFRDLFERGKLSCTRENDPVRDASGKQHSNKCIMCAEKFKRENERKLSKNRQGKDKDDCSEFRSQFEAGGRLSCTRENAPVRDASGRQHTNKCLMCAEKFKKEAQRGGGTLQRNKLPSSERTKQKNCGGSRQGVNERRPFSSGRGPQVQRGRNCNRPPGRKSQSRDTQEDPMLDCDRILHGVKGGRIFCSESSQPVCGTDGKTYKNECDLCSAAMRASNFITVNYRGECREPAPAVE; encoded by the exons ATGAAAATAGAAGGTGCCTCGGTGGTCCTTGCTCTggcatttttctgcttcttctcaG ATGTTGCCAGTCAAGCTTCGATTAAG AACGACTGCAGGAAAATTTGGTCACTCCTGCGCAGCGGGAAGTTTTCCTGTCCCACCACCAAGGAGCCCTTCAGCAGcccaaataaaaaaggagacCTCAACAAGTGCATGATGTGCCAAAGGCTGCT GGAAAGAGACTCAAAAAACCAAGGGAGTGGCAGAGAGGTGGACAGGAATGTGAACTCCTTGGGAAAG GATGAGTGTCGGGAGTTTCGGGATCTGTTCGAGAGAGGGAAACTTTCCTGCACCAGGGAGAACGACCCTGTCCGGGATGCctctgggaagcagcacagcaatAAGTGCATCATGTGTGCAGAGAAGTT cAAAAGGGAGAATGAGCGGAAGTTATCTAAAAACAGACAAGGAAAAGATAAG GATGACTGCAGCGAGTTTCGCTCCCAGTTTGAAGCTGGCGGCCGCCTGTCCTGCACGAGGGAGAACGCCCCTGTCCGGGATGCCTCTGGCAGGCAGCACACCAACAAATGTCTCATGTGTGCTGAGAAGTT CAAAAAGGAAGCTCAAAGAGGGGGTGGAACTCTCCAGCGCAACAAATTGCCTTCTTCAGAGAGGACAAAGCAG AAGAACTGTGGTGGTTCACGGCAGGGTGTGAACGAGAGGCGTCCCTTCTCCTCGGGCAGAGG CCCACAAGTCCAGCGTGGCAGGAACTGCAACCGGCCACCCGGCCGCAAGTCACAGAGCAGAGACACCCAAGAGGACCCCATG ctgGACTGTGATCGAATTCTACATGGGGTAAAGGGTGGAAGGATTTTCTGCAGCGAATCCTCACAACCAGTCTGTGGCACTGATGGGAAAACATACAAAAATGAATGTGACTTGTGTTCAGCTGCCAT GAGAGCTTCAAACTTCATCACGGTAAACTATCGAGGCGAGTGCCGAGAGCCTGCCCCTGCGGTG gAGTAA